The Dyadobacter sp. 676 DNA window GCCCGGTTCAGGTGATTGACATGCACGGCGAGCCTTTCCGCAAAATCCCTGGCGGAGCGCATTCCAATACGTTGCTCCCGCGATTGGATCGGGAACTGGCTTTCCAGTAGTTTGACGAATATGGACGTTAGCCGTGCATTGGTGTCGGGATGGTAGTATAGTTGCTCATCTGGCTGCATTTTCATGGCCAGATGGATCAGTTCGGAAACCTGATTTCGCAGCAGATCAAACCGGAAACGATAATCAGAACCGGCCTCAACCAGCATTTTTTCAAACAACTCAGCCACCTGCTGATCTTGGGGTCCTGTCAAATGGTACACCGGCTTGCTTCTTGGTTCGAAGACCCGCAGATCATGGACACCATTTCTCAGGCTCTCTATAAAAAACGAGTCCTTGAAAAGGCAGAAGAAACCGGACGATTCTACATCCAACCGTTCAAAACTGTAAGGTACCGCAGGATTGAAAAAGAGAAGCGTGCTTCCATCGAACTCAATGCTCTTGTCGGCATAATGACAGCGGTGCCTGCCACGGATCAACATGATTTTGTAAAAATCGTAGCGGGCGTAAGGCATAGCATGTGAAATGCCAGCGTAATGGCCTAGACGGAAAACATTAAATTCCCCTTCTCCTGCCGGGGGAAGGGGCGGTGTTTGGGCGAATTTATTAGCGTAAAAAGCATCCAGACTCTGGGTGTTCGGCATACTGCGGATGATCAATTATTTATAGTTACCGGAAACAACTTTTCATCCAATTCGGTCCCTGACCGGCTACGCGGCACCGCGCGGCGGGTTTATGTTGTGCTCAATAGTGGTTCTAATATACTGCGATTAGCTTCACCCTACTTGGCTGTCGATTCAATGACGGGTATCAGGCTTTCGCCTAAATGGGTGAGCTTGTATTCAACTTTCGATGGTTTTTCATCAAAGGTGGTTTTAGATAATATACCATGCTCCACCAGTTGAGTTAACTGGGTGTCCAGCAATCTGCGCGATGCCTTTGGTAGAAATTTGACCGGTTCCACATATCAAATTTACAATTTCGAAGCTAGCTGCCAAGGATCGGAGGAATTCTATTGAGGCCTCTTAGGCGACGGCTGCCTTCATTTCTGACCTTGGAGCTTTCCAAATTGATTCTTCTGGGAATTATTTTACAAGGTAGGCAAGCTATACTGTATGTCGCCCCTCTTTGATGATTTATCCCACTCGCAACGGGACAAATGCCGAACCATTTCCTCGACGATTTGAAGTTAATATTACAGTTAAGTTATTGAATGTGAGGTTAAAATTGGAATGGTAGGCGATTGGCGGCGGTACGCTAATGCTGTCGTTAAAATGTAATTTGGTCTGTTTTAACAATTGTAGGTTTGGAGCCGATGAACGTCTTTAATAGTTTGATTTACTTTGAACCTGGTAACTTAAACTGTACTTCCGGCTGACTTAGATACAATATATACCGTGCCATTAGAGACGGTAGGAACATTGTAAAGGTGGTAAGTTCAGACACCTCGACAGCTACGGGTAATTGCAAAACACCAGTTTCCAAATTTGATTTGGAAGCTGGTGTATGTACTATGGCGGAAAACAGTAAACTAATTCAGGGCATATCTGCTGTTGTGGGCATTTGGCAAATACCAAAACCAATTAATTCGATATTTAAAGCAATTTATTGTATGGAAATTTTTACAATATCCTTAATTGCCGGCAGTGTCGTAAAGGCATTCGGATTTGGCACCGCCGCAATGGGCATACTTTCAGAGAGCGGGGTTCCTGCCAGATTAAACTGGGTAATCCCTGCGCCTGGGAATTGATCAATAGCAGTTCCGTTGTTATATAAACCGATGCTTTCGGAAGCATCTCCTTTTTTTTGTGGATCTATCCCATCTGCGCCAGTTGCAAAAAACCAATCATTTGAAAATCCATACATGGTGGCAATCGCCAGCCGATCTCCATTTGAAACAGATATATCCTGTGAAACGCTGCTTCCGGGCTGGTCACCAATTCTTGGAAGCAATACATTGGTGGTTGGTGCGGCAAGGACATAAACAGACTTAATACCGGTTTTCCCTTTCAAGAAACTGGCCAGAACCGATGCGTCGCCCTTTTGTGCAAGTTCTTTCAACCCCTGTCCTCTATCTTTTTCACCGACCTTATACAATGGATTATCAATTCCGTTATAGATAACCACCAGAACGGGCGATAGCGGTGTGAATATTCCTGTGATGCTGCTTACGTAGGTACTCAATGGTGCATTATCCCCAGCTTCGGCAACTGAGGTCAACCCGTTGGCGGAAGGCTTGTCTTTCATAAATAGAGGGGATGCATTGAGTAGGTTCCCCCCAGCTATATACGAAACGGCCCAAACGCCGGGACTTAATGGTGTCTCGTTGGGCGTACCGCCGGACATATTCTTAAGTGTTAGCGTAAACATAGAATTCCCATCATATTTAAGTGATGCCTTCACTAGTTTGGCTGCGGGTAAATAAGTGTTCCTCTGGGCATCACTGCCGTTCACCTCGGTAACGTTATTGTTGTCAGCTGATCCCGGATGATTAACAGTCGCACCGGGTTTTTGATTGATACGGGTACCGTTGTCCCATAACTTTACCTGAGCAGATACATCTCCTTCGATGGGATTGCCTTCGGTGTCGTAAACCTGAATGCCAGGATTATCAGGGGCAAAAAACAAATCGTTTGACGCACCATACATGGTCACAAATGATAAAGCTTCTCCCTTGGCTGCCGAAAATTTGATGGTAGCTGACTCTCCCGGTAAAATAAGTGGAGTAGTGGGTCCCTGAAAAGTTCCAGATTCAACAAGAGGTTTTGAATCCAGAACGTTTTGAACCGTGATCGTGGATTTTCCGCTTGAATCCCCAGGTATATCTGTGTGATCATCACAAGCTGCAAATGTCAGAGGCAACAGCGCTATCGTTACCCAGTGGGCGATTTTATTTTTTTTCATATAAACTGTTTTTCTCGCTTTGTCGTGGTGGATGGGAAATACTTACAAATTTTTTCAAGATTCTATGTTTCTAATCAATAAGGCTGATGAAAGATTTTTTTTGTAAGGAAGTATCAGCGCCGCCGACTAAGCCTCAAAAAGAATATGAAAAAGGATATCAGCCCCAAGGCGGCAGTGAGGAATTCGTTGGTTTCATTAACCCTGATTAGCTTCTGCTCACTTAATTTGAATGCAGCCATAAACAATCCTGCGGCATTTAGCCCTGTACAACATATGGGCAGTGCAACGGATACGGTAAGGATGACAGCGGGAGTACCGTTGATGCCGGAAGATGTAAGCCCCCTTCTGGCAGGCGAGCAAATCCCTGTATTACGCCTGGTCAAATCTTCGGGTGAGAGCTTCGACTTAAACAAGTCGGTGTCTGAAAAGCCGACCATTCTTGTTTTCTATCGGGGGGGCTGGTGCCCTTACTGTTCCAAACAGCTATCGGGACTACAACAGATTGAAAAAGATCTGGTGCAAATGGGCTATCAAATCATCGCCATCAGTACCGACAGCCCGGAAAATCTCAGTAAAACTATGGATAAGGAAAAGCTTTCCTATACGCTGTTGTCCGACGCAGATTTGAATGCGGCCAAGCGGTTTGGTATCGCTTTTAAAAGTCCAAAAAGTTATGACAAATTCTTGCCCCAAGCCTCGGGAGGGAAAAATGTCGATAAGCTTTTACCGGTGCCTTCTGTCTTTATCTTAAATAAAAAGGGCAATATCCTTTTCGAATATATCAATCCCAATATCACCCAAAGGCTAAGTGGGCCTTTGTTGAAAGCTGCTGCTGCTGCACTTCGTGACGAGATCTAAATGAGCTTTTAAATAAAATAAAAAAACTTCTTGCCATACTGAGCTTGATGTGGATTTCCATATCGACGAAAGCTCAGGTAGAAACTCCGGTGCATTGGAGCTTTTCGTCTGAAAAAATCAATGATCACCAGGCCTTTCTTGTGTTAAAAGCAGACATCGACCAAGGCTGGCATGTTTATTCGCAGTTTATTAAAGATGATGGGCCTATACCTACCTCCGTTAGCTTTGATAATTCAACGGCATACCAGTTAGCACGCAAAGTGCTGGAAACGCCAAAGGCCCTTTCTGATTTTGACAAAAACTTCAACATGGAGATCTCCTGGCATGAAAAACAGGTGATCTTCAAACAGTGGATTACTTTTAAACGCCCAACGACGATAACAGGCTCAATCGAATTTATGGCCTGCACAGATCAGAAGTGCCTGCCACCTGCTCAGGAAGAGTTCAGTATCCAGAGGCGGGCATTTTGGCTACTATGAGAATCCGAATGCGGTTATCTCAGATATCCGTGCGACTTTCCGGGGCTGCGCTGACGAGTACGTCAGGATGGGTTGCTGCCTTACGGGCGTGGTTAGCGCAGGTTGCTTGCCGAGCAGAGTGACGATGATATAGTTGGCCAGATCAACACAAACCTGACAGGTCTTACATTATTGACCAAAAAGACTTTACCTCTTTTACAACAAAGCAGGGAAGGCGGCATTATAAATGTCTCGTCGGGTTATGGCTACACTTCCATGCCGTTCTATGGTGTGTATGCTGCTACCAAATCAGCCGTCGGCCAGTTCTCCGATGCTATCAGAAGAGAGCTTTATCAATATCCGATTCATGTAATGACAGTATATCCTTCTGCAACAGAAACAGATATGATGAAGACTGCTGTGGTGGATAGAATGGATACGGCTGAGGAAGTTACCAGGGCTACCATATCAGGGTTTGTGCGGAAAGAAATCAGTGTAATTATGGGCGGCAAAGAAAGAGAAGACCAGATCAAAACGAACTTTTTGGGGCCGCAAAAAATTGACCGGGTTGCAGCGGACAATTTTGAAGCCGTGAGAAAACGGACAAAAAACCATAGGTCTATGTAAGCGTTTTTATTACTTTAATACCAAAATCAGGCCCACTGTTGACAGGCAGTATATTTGAAGGTAATGACGCAGGCTGACAAACCAGGATTATGAAGCGCACCGAAATGAGCTATCATTAGCGGTGCGCTTGAAACGGTGTGTCAATTATTTGACTGCCAGTATTGTAACCTGCTCGATAAGAGGGTCTGTGGCAAGCAGCTGGGGGGGCATTTTCCATCAATGCTTTTGCAATCTGGCCACCCAGATGTGCGTTGCGGCCTTCCTGGTTGGTAAAGGTGTCAAAGATACCGAAGCTTGAAGGCCCTATTTGAAAGGCGTACCAGCTGATGGTTTCGTTCTCCTGTTGGGCTAACGGCAAGGCGCCTTCGATAAATTCTGCTACCTGCTGCTCTTTGCCCGCTCTGGCTTCCAGCCTGACGAGTAATCCTAATTTTTCCATCATTAGCTCTGGTTAAGTAGTACACTTTTGCTTAGTCGGGTGCTTCAACAAATCCTTACAAAAATTTTTAAAATTTTCTGTAAGGATTCAATTACTGGTTCGACTAAGAAATGTCTTATTGTGGAACTGTGATGATGAGAAGGCGGACGGATATCAAAAATCGTTAGGGAACATTAAATTTACTTATGCAAACACAAGATTCAGAGATTGAAAGCATTGATACCAATGTGCTTAATCCACACAACTGGGTGAGCAGATATGCGGATTATCTCTATACGTATGCCGCCTTCCGTATAAATGATCAGGACCTGGCCAGGGACCTGGTACAGGAAACGTTTTTGGCAGCATTGGAAGGCAGGGAAAACTTTCAGGGAAGGAGCACGGAAAAGACGTGGCTTACCTCAATTTTGAAAAACAAGATAGTCGATGTTTATCGATCGAAGCCGTCGGGACTTGCCAAGGGGGTTGGTTCAGAAGGTGCAGAAGATACGGACACCGATTTTTTTGACCGGAATGACGGGCACTGGAACGATCAGCACAGGCCTGCGGAATTGGGCATTGAGCAGCCCGATGCCTTGGAAAACACCGAGTTCCAAAGAATATTGCAGGCCTGCATGAAGAAGCTGCCAGCTTTATGGATTTCTGTATTTTCGATGAAGCACATAGACGATCAGAGCACAGAGTCGATTTGCAGTGAACTTAAACTCACGTCATCGAATTTTTGGGTAATTATTCACAGAACTAAGGTAAATCTGAGGTCCTGTCTTCAAAAAAACTGGATTTAAATCAACAAAGATGAAAGCATTTACCGAAGCAGACTTAAAAAAGATAGCCTACAATTGTAAGAAGGCCACATTTTTAATAGAGAAGCAACAGATTGGGAATATAACCATGAGGGAACAAATGGAATTGAAAATACACCTGGCCGGATGTTCGATATGCGTAACCTTTATGAAGCAAAGTGCGGTCATTAACCAGATGGCCAAAAAACTGTTTTCCTCAGATTACGCAGGTTTAAAATTGGATAAAGGGTTTAAAGAGCAGCTTCAAAATAGGATTAATAATCATCTTGATAAAAATTGAAGACAACTAAGGACTGCTATATGGCTTTCAAACTCTGCAACCTGACACGCTTGCTGTCAGTATTTCTGCTGATAACATCCTTGCTTGTGCTGAGCTATTGTCCGCTTAGAAAGACGGTTCAAAGTCTGCTTACTGGCACACGCCAAACAGAACAGTCGGCTGCCCAGCGGTATCTGGCATCAGCAGCTTGCCAAGGCACAAACGATAGTTCCGGCACAAAAGTTACCATCGGCGAGCCTAAGCCAGGGATTGATACTCCCGTGCTTAAAACTCGACTTTTTGCATACGGCTATTTGATCCGGCGATTCTCCTTTTCCGAAAGGGGGTTTGTCTTTGGGCGGAAAATTTCAATTGCGTATCTCAATTCTATTCCTATTTATCTCAAAAACCGGATCCTGTTGATTTGATACTATCGTTGTTTTTTTCTCTGTTCAATGCCATTTGCGGCCTTGACGGGCGATGCTATAATTTATGGCAGAACTTAACGCTCATTGAATCAATAATAATTAAATCAATAACACAGACATGATCAATCTTTTTTTTCAATATCAAGAAAGAATTACCAGCAATGGGCACCCTTGTTCTCGCGGTTAATCATAGGCTTCGGATTTATGGCCCATGGATGGACTAAAATAAGCAAAGGAAGTCCTGCAGGCTTTGAGAAGCTACTCAACCAGCTAGGAGTTCCATTTCCCCACCTTACTTCCTGGGTTGCATCCTTAGTTGAACTACTGGGCGGGCTGGCAATATTTATTGGATTTTCTGTAAGTATTACAGCCATTCCGCTTATCTGCACTATGTTGGTAGCTATGTTCTCGATACATATCAACTATGGTTTTAGCTCGGTCAAGACAATAGGATTAACACCACGGGGGCCATTATTCGGCCCTCCTGGATACGAAATTAACTTGTTGTACATCGCAGGTTTGATTTCCCTTTTCCTGACAGGGGCTGGGGTCTTTTCTGTTGACTCGCTACTTGTAAAAAAAGGCAATTCATTAAAGCCAAATAGCAAAACCAATAGTTTGTCGGTAGGCTAATTCCTGTTTTAAAAACCCGTTTGACTAGCCTGAGTCATTTCTTTCGCTTATGAAAAAAGGTTATGTATTGAAAGCAATAGCCGGCAAACCCGTTTTGCCGGCTATTGCTTTTCAAATCAACTTTCTTTAAAGCATCGCATCCCAAAAGATCAGCACCGGTTCCAAGGTGTTGTAGCCAATTCCGTCGCGGAGCTGACGGCAGCGGCTGAGAAAGGGGCGACCATGATTACGCCTTCCGGTCGTTTGCGCCCCATTTTTCGGTAGCCGTTACGCTTTTTACGC harbors:
- a CDS encoding spondin domain-containing protein is translated as MKKNKIAHWVTIALLPLTFAACDDHTDIPGDSSGKSTITVQNVLDSKPLVESGTFQGPTTPLILPGESATIKFSAAKGEALSFVTMYGASNDLFFAPDNPGIQVYDTEGNPIEGDVSAQVKLWDNGTRINQKPGATVNHPGSADNNNVTEVNGSDAQRNTYLPAAKLVKASLKYDGNSMFTLTLKNMSGGTPNETPLSPGVWAVSYIAGGNLLNASPLFMKDKPSANGLTSVAEAGDNAPLSTYVSSITGIFTPLSPVLVVIYNGIDNPLYKVGEKDRGQGLKELAQKGDASVLASFLKGKTGIKSVYVLAAPTTNVLLPRIGDQPGSSVSQDISVSNGDRLAIATMYGFSNDWFFATGADGIDPQKKGDASESIGLYNNGTAIDQFPGAGITQFNLAGTPLSESMPIAAVPNPNAFTTLPAIKDIVKISIQ
- a CDS encoding helix-turn-helix transcriptional regulator codes for the protein MPYARYDFYKIMLIRGRHRCHYADKSIEFDGSTLLFFNPAVPYSFERLDVESSGFFCLFKDSFFIESLRNGVHDLRVFEPRSKPVYHLTGPQDQQVAELFEKMLVEAGSDYRFRFDLLRNQVSELIHLAMKMQPDEQLYYHPDTNARLTSIFVKLLESQFPIQSREQRIGMRSARDFAERLAVHVNHLNRAVRATTGKTTTDHIAERLAAEATALLKHTDWNVSEISDCLGFAQPAHFTYFFRKQTKLRPSAFRLV
- a CDS encoding winged helix-turn-helix transcriptional regulator, with product MEPVKFLPKASRRLLDTQLTQLVEHGILSKTTFDEKPSKVEYKLTHLGESLIPVIESTAK
- a CDS encoding DoxX family protein translates to MFSRLIIGFGFMAHGWTKISKGSPAGFEKLLNQLGVPFPHLTSWVASLVELLGGLAIFIGFSVSITAIPLICTMLVAMFSIHINYGFSSVKTIGLTPRGPLFGPPGYEINLLYIAGLISLFLTGAGVFSVDSLLVKKGNSLKPNSKTNSLSVG
- a CDS encoding sigma-70 family RNA polymerase sigma factor → MQTQDSEIESIDTNVLNPHNWVSRYADYLYTYAAFRINDQDLARDLVQETFLAALEGRENFQGRSTEKTWLTSILKNKIVDVYRSKPSGLAKGVGSEGAEDTDTDFFDRNDGHWNDQHRPAELGIEQPDALENTEFQRILQACMKKLPALWISVFSMKHIDDQSTESICSELKLTSSNFWVIIHRTKVNLRSCLQKNWI
- a CDS encoding protein-disulfide reductase DsbD domain-containing protein — protein: MWISISTKAQVETPVHWSFSSEKINDHQAFLVLKADIDQGWHVYSQFIKDDGPIPTSVSFDNSTAYQLARKVLETPKALSDFDKNFNMEISWHEKQVIFKQWITFKRPTTITGSIEFMACTDQKCLPPAQEEFSIQRRAFWLL
- a CDS encoding SDR family NAD(P)-dependent oxidoreductase, with the protein product MLAEQSDDDIVGQINTNLTGLTLLTKKTLPLLQQSREGGIINVSSGYGYTSMPFYGVYAATKSAVGQFSDAIRRELYQYPIHVMTVYPSATETDMMKTAVVDRMDTAEEVTRATISGFVRKEISVIMGGKEREDQIKTNFLGPQKIDRVAADNFEAVRKRTKNHRSM
- a CDS encoding peroxiredoxin family protein, producing MKKDISPKAAVRNSLVSLTLISFCSLNLNAAINNPAAFSPVQHMGSATDTVRMTAGVPLMPEDVSPLLAGEQIPVLRLVKSSGESFDLNKSVSEKPTILVFYRGGWCPYCSKQLSGLQQIEKDLVQMGYQIIAISTDSPENLSKTMDKEKLSYTLLSDADLNAAKRFGIAFKSPKSYDKFLPQASGGKNVDKLLPVPSVFILNKKGNILFEYINPNITQRLSGPLLKAAAAALRDEI